A single window of Saccharomyces kudriavzevii IFO 1802 strain IFO1802 genome assembly, chromosome: 16 DNA harbors:
- the SRP54 gene encoding RNA-binding signal recognition particle subunit SRP54 (similar to Saccharomyces cerevisiae SRP54 (YPR088C); ancestral locus Anc_3.395), with amino-acid sequence MVLADLGKRINSAVNSAISNTQDDFATSVDVMLKGIVTALLESDVNIALVSKLRNNIRSQLLSENRSENSTTNAQTKKLIQKTVFDELCKLVTCGGNEEKAFLPKKRKTNIIMFVGLQGSGKTTSCTKLAVYYSKRGFKVGLVCADTFRAGAFDQLKQNAIRARIPFYGSYTETDPAKVAEEGINKFKKEKFDIIIVDTSGRHRQEEELFQEMVEISNVIRPNQTIMVLDASIGQAAEQQSKAFKESSDFGAILLTKMDGHAKGGGAISAVAATNTPIIFIGTGEHIHDLEKFSPKSFISKLLGIGDIESLFEQLQTVSNKEDAKATMENIQKGKFTLLDFKKQMQTIMKMGPLSNIAQMIPGMSNMMNQVGEEETSQKMKKMVYVLDSMTREELESDGRMFVEQPTRMVRVAKGSGTSVFEVEMILMQQQMMARMAQTATQQQPGAPGANARMPGMPNMPGMPGMPNMPGMPKVTPQMMQQAQQKLKQNPGLMQNMMGMFGGGGMGGGMGGGMPDMNEMMKMMQDPQMQQMAKQFGMG; translated from the coding sequence ATGGTTTTGGCTGATTTGGGAAAGCGGATCAACTCTGCTGTGAACAGTGCAATTTCCAATACGCAGGATGATTTTGCCACATCTGTAGATGTTATGTTAAAGGGCATTGTGACGGCGTTGTTGGAATCTGATGTTAATATTGCTCTGGTTTCAAAGTTACGAAATAATATAAGGTCGCAACTGCTGAGTGAGAACCGCAGTGAGAATTCAACGACAAATGCGCAAACCAAGAAgcttattcaaaaaacGGTGTTTGATGAACTATGTAAGCTGGTCACGTGTGGAGGTAATGAAGAGAAGGCCTTTCTGcccaagaagagaaagacaAATATTATCATGTTTGTCGGGCTGCAAGGTTCAGGTAAAACCACTTCGTGTACCAAGCTAGCCGTTTATTACTCGAAGAGAGGTTTCAAGGTAGGTTTAGTCTGTGCAGATACCTTTCGTGCCGGTGCGTTTGATCAGTTGAAGCAAAATGCCATAAGGGCAAGAATTCCCTTTTATGGTTCATATACGGAAACTGACCCTGCTAAAGTTGCCGAGGAAGGtatcaacaaattcaagaaagaaaagttcgATATCATCATTGTCGATACTTCTGGTAGACATCGTCAAGAGGAGGAGTTGTTTCAAGAAATGGTTGAAATTTCTAACGTCATCAGGCCTAACCAAACTATCATGGTTTTGGATGCTTCCATCGGTCAAGCTGCGGAGCAGCAATCAAAAGCCTTCAAAGAATCATCTGATTTTGGTGCTATTCTATTAACTAAGATGGACGGCCATGCAAAAGGTGGTGGTGCAATTTCAGCTGTCGCGGCCACTAACACCCCAATTATCTTCATTGGTACTGGTGAACACATCCacgatttggaaaaattctcACCCAAATCGTTTATATCCAAACTACTAGGTATCGGCGATATTGAAAGTCTCTTTGAGCAACTACAGACGGTTTCCAACAAGGAAGATGCGAAGGCTACAATGGAAAACATCCAAAAGGGTAAGTTCACCCTGTTAGATTTCAAGAAGCAAATGCAAACCATAATGAAAATGGGTCCATTATCAAATATAGCACAGATGATTCCGGGTATGAGTAATATGATGAATCAAGtaggagaagaagagacTTCtcaaaagatgaagaaaatggtcTACGTCTTGGATTCCATGACCAGAGAGGAACTAGAATCTGACGGTAGGATGTTTGTCGAACAGCCTACCAGGATGGTTCGTGTAGCCAAGGGTTCAGGTACATCTGTATTTGAAGTGGAGATGATATTAATGCAACAGCAGATGATGGCGAGAATGGCACAAACGGCAACACAACAACAACCAGGTGCTCCTGGTGCCAATGCTAGGATGCCAGGTATGCCAAACATGCCAGGTATGCCAGGTATGCCCAATATGCCAGGTATGCCAAAGGTAACGCCACAGATGATGCAACAGGCACAACAAAAGCTGAAACAAAACCCAGGCCTAATGCAAAATATGATGGGCATGTTTGGTGGAGGTGGAATGGGAGGTGGAATGGGCGGTGGAATGCCCGATATGAAcgaaatgatgaagatgatgcaAGACCCACAAATGCAACAAATGGCAAAGCAATTCGGTATGGGTTAA
- the SKDI16G3450 gene encoding uncharacterized protein (similar to Saccharomyces cerevisiae YPR084W; ancestral locus Anc_3.390) — protein MSEKASEERPIRLAVLGGSSTGKTSLVSRLTVNIVHEVHYPTRNQTNWLFDFVPKSILARAILDEQAHERLCLRSPSSQTLEPIFPSPEISKNVLLSPLVFQASTDDFQTVRLQNKSHSKRSLSLEKSDSSSYQTIYNEAYFKGVSNDKRDQFNVIDNFRLPLNYIPPTYVPIQIDIIDTPGFSPDNVVPFLEVSLFRNLGKSILHGLADEPRQPVSTTSLLVASGASELNGKIDGYVLVYSAVPELNHIGGPPEYGYDVSKTNAEEVNDGGFELLKVIRNCILDAWTEFRNYEKRWEEGKEDDIYSLVYSLKHLWGKNSKEKNARIEQLRSYNTKLKSIELDPSSVDSPPPCIIVCSHINHELASPMLTEMGRKLATKWKYGFVGIDSMDDRNVDVAISLLVKEISEKMKLLVPNSNGNGSGNSSPVYNPHLMNDKKKGNNNSLNTSVLKKIIR, from the coding sequence ATGTCAGAGAAGGCATCTGAAGAAAGACCTATACGGCTGGCCGTTCTGGGGGGTTCATCTACTGGAAAGACATCCCTGGTATCTAGGCTTACTGTTAATATTGTCCACGAGGTTCACTATCCGACAAGAAACCAAACCAACTggctttttgattttgttccCAAATCGATCTTGGCCAGGGCCATACTGGATGAACAAGCTCATGAAAGACTTTGCCTTCGCTCCCCGAGCAGTCAAACATTAGAGCCCATTTTTCCATCCCCAGAAATATCTAAGAATGTATTACTGTCGCCGTTGGTGTTTCAGGCGTCCACCGATGATTTCCAAACGGTGAGATTACAGAATAAGAGCCATTCCAAGAGATCGCTATCCTTGGAGAAATCTGATTCTTCATCGTACCAAACTATTTATAATGAAGCTTACTTTAAAGGTGTTTCCAATGATAAGAGAGACCAGTTTAATGTTATTGACAACTTTAGGTTGCCCCTAAATTATATCCCCCCCACATATGTACCCATTCAaattgatattattgacACACCTGGCTTTAGTCCTGACAACGTGGTGCCGTTTTTAGAAGTCTCTCTGTTCCGGAATTTAGGAAAATCCATTTTACATGGGTTAGCAGATGAGCCAAGACAGCCCGTATCCACAACTTCATTATTGGTTGCCTCTGGTGCTTCTGAGTTAAACGGTAAAATTGACGGCTACGTTTTAGTTTACAGCGCCGTCCCTGAATTAAACCATATTGGAGGCCCTCCGGAATATGGATATGATGTATCAAAAACGAATGCAGAGGAAGTTAACGATGGAGGATTTGAGTTACTAAAAGTAATCAGGAACTGCATTTTAGATGCTTGGACTGAGTTTCGAaattatgaaaaaagatgggAAGAAGGTAAAGAAGACgatatatattcattggTCTACAGTTTGAAACATCTTTGGGGCAAAAatagtaaagaaaaaaacgcCAGGATTGAGCAATTAAGATCATATAATACCAAACTAAAATCTATTGAATTAGACCCCTCATCTGTCGATTCACCACCACCATGCATAATCGTTTGTTCTCATATTAATCATGAACTAGCAAGTCCAATGCTAACTGAAATGGGAAGAAAGTTGGCAACAAAGTGGAAATATGGATTTGTTGGCATAGATAGCATGGATGATCGAAATGTTGATGTAGCCATTAGCTTATTAGTCAAGGAAAtatcagaaaaaatgaagttgTTAGTTCCAAATTCCAACGGAAATGGTAGTGGCAATTCATCTCCAGTTTATAACCCTCACTTGATGAATGATAAGAAGAAaggcaacaacaacagttTAAACACCAGtgtgttgaaaaaaattatcagatgA
- the NVJ2 gene encoding Nvj2p (similar to Saccharomyces cerevisiae NVJ2 (YPR091C); ancestral locus Anc_3.402), producing the protein MANLKVLLAVYLFGGITFLPFVLFILYEVHVLYSNLESASKKEANHDEGEQVDEKSRLLARDIDPDFKAGRLEEKLGVDVSSKGWITVTKQYYYHSSEVAVILKNSSNKDSDTALQEQILQRTDLKKKQRFFAVLRHGNLFLYKDGSQNANLVHAISLQNRFITIWPRYDEMGKEELSDASLFTKRTCIAIFKNELVSIDSKNHNVILPHFDPLTSAESNNGDISNNDTTHEYQSQFHSSNQFFLYFDNNMDKEDWYYQLINASKSNNISSANLLNPNLSANAAHLKTKDMLQLIQDINSTENQLTTKWLNALFGRIFLSLQQTDTLNEFIHEKICKKLNKIKTPGFLDDLVVEKVDVGDSAPLFTSPELLELSPEGSTKFAIDVQYRGNLTIIIATKANINLGSHFKQREVSLQLSIKIKELSGPLLFLIKPPPSNRVWYAFRSEPIMDFEIEPIVSSSKLSYNVVTNAIKSKFAEAIKESLVVPFMDDIVFYSTPNEIYRGGIWEEQDPEAVVEAHATAAVPGTNTSAKEHLAAVQDGRTRTQSRIKKVLRSERKKENLKDVVDAPAVTTKTTTQATVTTATNDDVSSSENSTKSRKYFKNSIKKIGKWYKDNVGNSSDTEDMDYADLQDKKNDDSTEEKESDNPILTCSPKMISNRRPVPRRPSQQALNSASPKLEGKMEKDTEAFPVPPASSKVNASEMFANKENRKFSVSSNGSQNSLNSDPHTKTQKLESSQAFVKKTPSNRFNDGFFKQDLEFEEQREPKV; encoded by the coding sequence ATGGCTAACTTGAAGGTGCTTTTGGCTGTCTACTTATTTGGCGGTATCACATTTTTGCCCTTCGTCCTTTTCATCCTCTATGAGGTACATGTATTGTACAGTAACCTTGAATCTGCATCGAAAAAGGAGGCAAATCACGACGAAGGAGAACAAGTTGATGAGAAAAGCAGACTTTTAGCTCGCGATATCGACCCAGATTTCAAGGCTGGCAGgctagaagaaaaattgggCGTTGATGTTTCTAGCAAGGGTTGGATCACAGTGACTAAGCAGTATTATTACCATTCTTCAGAGGTGGCtgtgattttgaaaaattccagTAACAAGGATTCCGATACTGCACTTCAGGAGCAGATCTTACAAAGAACagacttgaagaaaaagcaaagatTTTTTGCCGTTCTAAGACACGGTAATTTGTTCTTATATAAAGATGGCTCCCAAAATGCAAATCTGGTACATGCCATATCTTTGCAAAACAGATTCATCACCATTTGGCCCCGTTACGATGAAATGGGCAAGGAAGAACTGTCCGATGCTTCGCTTTTCACTAAGAGAACTTGCATTGccatttttaaaaatgaGCTCGTTTCCATAGATTCTAAAAATCATAACGTCATCTTACCACATTTCGACCCACTTACTAGTGCAGAATCGAATAATGGTGACATCTCCAACAATGACACTACACATGAGTATCAATCACAGTTTCATAGTTCGAACCAGTTCTTCTTGTACTTTGACAATAACATGGATAAGGAAGACTGGTACTATCAGTTGATCAATGCCTCGAAAAGTAACAACATCTCCTCAGCTAATTTATTAAACCCTAATCTTTCAGCGAACGCTGCTCATTTGAAAACTAAAGATATGCTACAGTTGATTCAAGACATCAATTCCACGGAAAATCAGTTGACTACTAAGTGGCTGAATGCTCTCTTTGGCAGAATATTTCTTTCGTTGCAACAAACTGATACGTTGAACGAATTTATTCACGAGaaaatttgcaaaaaattgaataagaTAAAAACTCCAGGATTTTTGGATGACTTGGTGGTTGAAAAAGTCGACGTAGGTGATAGCGCACCATTATTCACATCTCCCGAACTATTAGAATTATCTCCTGAAGGCTCCACCAAATTTGCCATCGATGTTCAATATAGGGGAAACCTAACTATTATCATAGCGACAAAGGCGAACATTAACCTAGGATCCCACTTTAAACAAAGAGAAGTTTCTTTGCAATTATCcataaaaattaaagaactTTCGGGTCCACTTTTATTTCTAATCAAACCACCACCATCTAATAGGGTTTGGTATGCCTTCCGTTCTGAGCCTATTatggattttgaaattgaaccTATCGTTAGTTCAAGCAAATTATCATACAACGTCGTCACCAATGCCATCAAAAGCAAGTTTGCTGAAGCTATAAAGGAATCCCTAGTCGTGCCATTCATGGATGACATCGTCTTCTACTCAACACCCAATGAAATTTACAGGGGTGGTATCTGGGAGGAACAGGACCCTGAAGCAGTAGTTGAGGCTCACGCAACTGCTGCCGTCCCAGGTACGAATACCAGTGCCAAGGAACATTTGGCAGCTGTTCAAGATGGTCGAACAAGGACTCAAAGtagaataaaaaaggtTCTGAGGTcagagagaaagaaagaaaacttaAAAGATGTTGTTGATGCACCTGCGGTAACAACAAAAACCACTACCCAGGCAACAGTCACTACAGCCACGAATGATGATGTTTCCAGTTCTGAAAATTCCACCAAATCAAGGAAgtacttcaaaaattcaatcaagaaaatcgGAAAATGGTACAAAGATAATGTTGGTAATTCAAGTGACACTGAAGACATGGATTATGCTGATCTgcaagataaaaagaacGACGATTCAacagaagagaaagaatcTGATAATCCTATACTCACTTGCAGCCCTAAAATGATTTCGAATAGAAGACCTGTTCCTAGGAGACCCTCACAACAAGCGTTAAATTCAGCATCTCCAAAACTTGAGGGCAAGATGGAAAAGGATACAGAAGCTTTTCCAGTTCCGCCtgcatcttcaaaagtaAATGCTTCAGAAATGTTTgcaaacaaagaaaacaggAAATTTTCTGTGTCCTCAAACGGTTCTCAAAATTCACTCAATAGTGACCCCCATACGAAAACCCAGAAACTTGAAAGCTCCCAAGCTTTTGTTAAGAAAACTCCTTCAAATCGTTTTAACGATGGATTCTTCAAGCAAGACTTGGAATTCGAAGAACAACGAGAACCCAAAGTGTGA
- the SKDI16G3500 gene encoding uncharacterized protein (similar to Saccharomyces cerevisiae YPR089W; ancestral locus Anc_3.398), which produces MDSVWDDTRIEDSAVDETVGSSHAQEKIALIKSTLFKLDQDDNLEGDPWVQLVKLISDEDREEEFTTFKEWLKEVKNVNDKSVTGVALIHYIIVFDRADYIELLHDSPPGEKLDLNLFDDVVGYTPLMWSFSLQRRDCCLELFNSFDEINFNMTNKAGLSAWDMVPPYSPLSEFLEHNNMFRYRTEKHEAPQTSHQKGPSFLTNNEDSATKETFDNIDLQVAGLTLASAADDNLFLDSSDKNMNSSQGRTAFIDPTYTEDYHGTFDFDKLSPDQYLEFSDFDIPQILNLLVSLPQKEPHMTTYPAGLIYQCIRYADHKIKSKPLVESLINLSLTKILTSVSSNGAAGLVSTEASLQAGDIVLQSYWLSCLSFLYYYLCRDESFFKRHPSVLQELISTIHSIIIELTSSIHCRLISLIDSTLLAYTTIQDVKQTLYKRDWNFFKKRKQAKLLLKEINRKQSKEKQKKEFYRQDQNQENQNDQEERSGDDSDDRVSTNDDNRSNASQFYDKEILRHLYPPSFEEQMKPSPLKIIQIFGALSYVLNLHQTHPIFQQQCLSISVNWFSTTLFNKILKDKKKRSLSRAHAIQIRLNLSTLESWIQNNDFCVPKPMLIDDFMWQRFPMTLIRDVGEIDLSDPILRNVATYKPVDENDKDWIYDTTNSLFYYQPFHKIAQIHLEPVFQLLQWLQVATTLDSEESLVSTMNLLPRITAVQLLKSMEKYSYELNENKFNSKLKKFLSNKVKDDKMSKANPYLQEHEIPYLVLPTIPEMTDLYSKGPDSHSFQPFLPGSIQDEVYELHDTNFNERQNEPQISRATSNTLRSSNDDDGTENEIKENREDVNVNEAAYTTPEGNLLNGGNDDYFKKLNIPSSTAQRPAWSNSDDIEQNPW; this is translated from the coding sequence ATGGACAGTGTGTGGGATGATACTAGAATAGAAGACAGCGCGGTGGACGAGACGGTGGGCTCGTCTCACGCTCAGGAGAAAATCGCGCTAATAAAATCAACATTATTCAAACTGGATCAGGACGATAATCTGGAAGGCGATCCTTGGGTGCAGCTAGTCAAGTTGATCAGTGACGAAGACCGTGAAGAGGAGTTTACCACGTTCAAGGAGTGGCTGAAGGAGGTTAAGAACGTCAATGACAAATCCGTTACAGGCGTAGCGTTAATTCATTATATCATTGTGTTTGATCGTGCAGACTACATTGAGTTACTGCATGATAGTCCTCCCGGTGAAAAACTAGATCTGAATCTTTTCGATGACGTCGTAGGCTACACCCCGTTGATGTGGAGTTTCAGTTTACAGAGAAGGGACTGTTGCTTAGAACTGTTCAATTCATTTGACGAGATAAACTTCAACATGACCAATAAAGCCGGACTGTCTGCTTGGGATATGGTTCCTCCTTATTCACCACTTTCCGAGTTTTTGGAACATAATAATATGTTTCGATATCGTACTGAAAAACACGAAGCGCCGCAAACCTCTCATCAGAAGGGCCCTTCTTTCCTAACGAATAATGAAGACTCTGCCACTAAGGAAACTTTTGACAATATCGACTTGCAAGTGGCAGGTTTAACTTTAGCCTCTGCGGCGGACGACAACCTTTTCCTGGATTCAAGCGATAAGAACATGAACTCTTCACAAGGACGGACAGCCTTCATTGATCCAACGTATacagaagattatcatGGTACTTTCGACTTTGATAAACTATCCCCAGACCAATACTTGGAGTTTTCAGATTTTGATATACCGCAAATCTTAAACCTCCTGGTATCCTTACCACAAAAGGAACCCCACATGACCACTTATCCAGCTGGTTTAATATACCAATGTATCAGGTACGCTGATCATAAGATTAAGTCCAAACCGCTGGTAGAATCCTTGATAAATCTATCTTTAACAAAAATCTTGACCAGTGTTTCATCTAATGGCGCTGCAGGATTAGTCTCTACAGAAGCTTCTTTACAGGCTGGTGACATTGTATTACAATCGTATTGGCTAAGTTGCCTATCGTTTCTCTATTATTACCTTTGTAGAGATGAATCGTTTTTTAAGAGGCACCCAAGTGTGCTACAAGAGTTGATTAGCACCATACATTCTATCATTATTGAATTGACATCATCCATCCATTGCCGgctgatttctttgatagaTTCGACACTACTGGCATACACAACCATTCAAGATGTTAAGCAGACCTTATACAAAAGAGACTggaactttttcaaaaagagaaagcaGGCCAAGCTGTTATTAAAGGAAATAAACAGAAAGCAGTCtaaggaaaaacaaaaaaaggaattttATCGACAAGACCagaatcaagaaaatcaaaacgATCAAGAAGAACGAAGCGGAGATGATTCGGATGACAGAGTCTCGACTAATGATGATAACAGATCCAATGCTTCCCAATTTtatgataaagaaattttaagaCATCTATATCCCCCctcatttgaagaacaaatgAAGCCTTCTCCCTTAAAgattattcaaatatttgGTGCATTATCTTACGTCCTCAATTTACATCAGACCCATCCGATTTTTCAGCAGCAGTGTCTCTCTATATCAGTTAATTGGTTTTCCACAACTctattcaataaaatcttaaaggacaaaaagaagaggtCGTTATCAAGGGCTCACGCCATCCAAATTAGATTAAATCTCTCGACTCTAGAATCATGGATACAGAATAATGACTTCTGTGTTCCTAAACCAATGCTTATCGATGATTTTATGTGGCAGCGCTTCCCCATGACTTTAATTCGCGATGTTGGTGAAATAGACTTGTCGGATCCCATACTGAGAAATGTCGCCACGTATAAACCGGTGgacgaaaatgataaagacTGGATATATGATACAACAAATTCATTGTTTTACTACCAGCCATTTCACAAAATCGCACAGATTCACCTTGAACCAGTCTTCCAATTACTACAGTGGTTGCAAGTAGCCACGACACTCGACAGTGAAGAATCGCTAGTATCAACGATGAATTTATTACCAAGAATAACGGCGGTACAACTATTGAAGTCTATGGAAAAGTACAGTTACGAattaaatgaaaacaagTTCAATTctaaattgaagaaattcttaAGCAACAAAGTTAAAGATGATAAAATGAGCAAGGCTAACCCATATTTGCAAGAGCATGAAATTCCATATTTGGTGTTACCAACAATTCCTGAAATGACAGACCTGTATTCAAAAGGTCCAGATTCGCATTCTTTCCAGCCATTTCTACCTGGCAGTATTCAAGACGAGGTTTATGAACTTCACGATACAAACTTTAATGAAAGACAAAATGAACCACAAATTTCTCGAGCCACCTCGAACACTTTGCGCTCTTctaatgacgatgatgggACAGAAAacgaaatcaaagaaaacagagaGGACGTAAATGTCAACGAAGCAGCTTATACAACGCCTGAAGGCAATTTATTAAATGGAGGTAATGATGATTATTTTAAGAAATTAAATATTCCATCTTCCACCGCCCAACGTCCCGCTTGGTCGAAtagtgatgatattgaGCAGAATCCGTGGTAA
- the ASA1 gene encoding Asa1p (similar to Saccharomyces cerevisiae ASA1 (YPR085C); ancestral locus Anc_3.391): MGCFSNERSATRALALSDFTLRNHKKGITALQIIEMPLASKAPVLISGDSQGLLVMWDLVTKRPITSMQMEGDPHIVAFQWVESSSVLSVLCKDSMLRMFKVKKPAARSTDLVSRQYQSNKMENLQCIQIYEMPINTLNFANFIMDAPMELETSDGIYRLVCCHTSDSEAIDIYQIIEDSTFKLQRPFSDINFPKFLKELNFSKLPKDSKFGIIMRFARLNDVIFLGFENGFIIGFTTTFDEDLRKHVVELVHVSNDHYPNPILNMCVNGNELYSCSTDDFITKHKFSMNPRVATNYIKSTTLSIKCSNTLTVSEPLKIHLPLRNISHIDKVTESTLLVSSWSGKTIVLNVHTSEVVQTFMKTKNNLIVNDSSIGDLTNGNNSNAESSLKSNNYKVGAMTGLKSFHLQSGGLKLGELRRFKGLADSNWCIIGYDDGTIKLNKV; this comes from the coding sequence ATGGGATGCTTTAGTAATGAGAGAAGTGCAACAAGAGCGCTAGCTTTATCCGATTTTACCTTACGTAATCATAAAAAGGGCATCACAGCTTTACAGATTATTGAAATGCCATTGGCTTCAAAAGCGCCAGTTCTGATATCTGGTGATAGCCAGGGTCTTCTAGTCATGTGGGACTTGGTGACAAAAAGGCCCATTACGAGTATGCAGATGGAAGGCGATCCGCACATTGTAGCGTTTCAATGGGTGGAAAGTAGTTCTGTACTCTCCGTTCTTTGTAAAGATTCCATGCTACGAATGTTTAAGGTAAAAAAACCTGCCGCACGATCCACAGACTTAGTCAGTAGACAATATCAGTCCAATAAGATGGAGAATTTGCAATGCATCCAAATCTATGAAATGCCAATAAATACATTGAATTTTGCAAACTTTATCATGGATGCCCCAATGGAATTAGAGACGAGCGATGGAATTTATAGACTTGTTTGTTGCCATACTAGTGATTCAGAAGCTATTGATATATACCAGATAATAGAAGATTCAACATTCAAACTACAAAGACCTTTCAGTGACATTAATTTTCCTAAGTTCTTAAAAGAgctaaatttttcaaagctcCCCAAGGACTCAAAATTTGGCATCATAATGAGATTTGCTAGGTTGAATGATGTCATATTTTTGggatttgaaaatggatTCATAATTGGATTTACAACTACTTTTGATGAGGATCTTCGAAAACATGTCGTCGAACTGGTCCATGTTTCCAATGATCATTATCCAAATCCAATACTTAATATGTGCGTTAACGGGAATGAACTTTATAGTTGTTCCACAGACGATTTTATAACCAAACACAAGTTCTCGATGAACCCACGGGTTGCTACGAACTACATCAAAAGTACTACACTATCAATAAAGTGTTCCAACACGTTGACGGTGAGTGAACCATTAAAAATCCATCTTCCTCTAAGGAACATCAGCCATATCGATAAAGTAACAGAAAGCACCTTGCTTGTGAGTAGTTGGTCAGGCAAGACAATTGTTTTGAATGTGCATACTTCGGAAGTTGTGCAAACCTTTATGAAGACAAAAAACAATTTGATCGTCAACGATAGTTCCATTGGAGATTTAACAAACGGTAACAACTCAAATGCGGAATCCAGTTTAAAATCGAATAACTATAAAGTGGGGGCGATGACAGGCCTAAAATCATTTCATTTGCAATCAGGTGGTTTGAAGTTAGGAGAACTTAGACGTTTCAAAGGCCTGGCAGATAGCAATTGGTGTATTATTGGGTATGATGATGGCACCATAAAACTTAATAAAGTATAG
- the SUA7 gene encoding transcription factor TFIIB (similar to Saccharomyces cerevisiae SUA7 (YPR086W); ancestral locus Anc_3.394) has translation MMTRESIDKRAGRRGPNLNIVLTCPECKVYPPKIVERFSEGDVVCALCGLVLSDKLVDTRSEWRTFSNDDHNGDDPSRVGEASNPLLDGNNLSTRIGKGETTDMRFTKELNKAQGKNVMDKKDNEVHAAFAKITMLCDAAELPKIVKDCAKEAYKLCHDEKALKGKSMESIMAASILIGCRRAEVARTFKEIQSLIHVKTKEFGKTLNIMKNILRGKSEDGFLKIDTDNMSGAQNLTYIPRFCSHLGLPMQVTTSAEYTAKKCKEIKEIAGKSPITIAVVSIYLNVLLFKIPISAAKVGQTLQVTEGTIKSGYKILYEHRDKLVDPQLIANGVVSLDSLPGVEKK, from the coding sequence ATGATGACTAGGGAGAGCATAGATAAAAGAGCAGGAAGAAGGGGTCCTAATCTGAATATTGTGCTAACGTGCCCGGAGTGTAAAGTCTATCCACCAAAGATCGTTGAGAGGTTTAGCGAAGGGGATGTCGTATGTGCTCTATGCGGTCTAGTGTTGTCTGATAAGCTAGTTGACACCAGATCTGAGTGGAGAACTTTTTCCAACGATGATCATAATGGTGATGACCCAAGTCGTGTTGGTGAAGCTTCAAATCCATTATTGGATGGGAATAATCTATCAACAAGGATCGGGAAGGGTGAAACTACAGATATGAGATTTACTAAGGAACTAAATAAAGCACAAGGGAAAAATGTCATGGATAAAAAGGATAACGAAGTACATGCCGCCTTTGCTAAGATCACTATGCTGTGTGATGCCGCAGAATTACCCAAGATTGTAAAAGATTGTGCCAAAGAAGCGTATAAACTTTGCCACGATGAAAAGGCGTTGAAGGGAAAATCTATGGAAAGTATAATGGCTGCTTCCATATTGATTGGCTGCAGACGTGCTGAAGTGGCGAGAaccttcaaagaaattcaatCATTAATTCATGTCAAGACCAAAGAATTCGGGAAAACTTTGAACATAATGAAAAACATTCTGAGAGGCAAGAGTGAAGATGGTTTCCTGAAGATTGATACTGATAATATGAGTGGTGCGCAAAATCTTACTTACATCCCTAGATTCTGTTCTCATTTGGGTTTGCCGATGCAAGTCACCACCTCTGCTGAATACACTGCGAAGAAAtgtaaagaaattaaagaaattgcAGGTAAATCTCCTATTACTATTGCTGTTGTCTCCATCTATCTAAATGTCCTTCTCTTTAAGATCCCCATCAGTGCAGCAAAAGTTGGTCAAACTCTGCAAGTTACCGAAGGTACCATTAAATCTGGTTATAAAATTCTATATGAGCACAGAGACAAGCTCGTAGACCCACAACTGATTGCTAACGGTGTAGTGTCCTTGGACAGCTTACCGGGagtagaaaagaaatga